The following coding sequences are from one Neurospora crassa OR74A linkage group I, whole genome shotgun sequence window:
- a CDS encoding TPR domain-containing protein, whose amino-acid sequence MAPTKPKNKSQKDKAKARARGAAQPSNVNARELLNNASAMLEVGDIESAAKTAKSAYKAIGEDGKLAGAALSLLGHIYVELGEIEAAREFFFAAVKTDEDGTLPEDVAGGPEKFLWLAQLSEEGGQDSVSWYDRGASALRLQIQTLSDELEKRPHGKEQQEALITEKKRRLAAILCAVAEVYMTDLSWEEDAEQRCEALITEAIMLAPELADTWQTVANVRISQTRVDEAKEALRRSMALWELLEPEDPSVPQFPTRVSLVRLLIEVGMEEKAIDVAERLIIEDDQAVEVWYLSGYGRYLLGEKIKSGELQAPEGETWQDIWRLSRKYLAQCLRTYAAIEYEDERLGAHAQELLDSIRGELGVVGAEEDEVWEDTDVEEDEDEEMS is encoded by the coding sequence ATGGCGCCCACGAAGCCGAAAAACAAATCCCAGAAGGACAAGGCGAAGGCTCGCGCTAGAGGCGCCGCTCAACCGTCCAATGTGAACGCTAGAGAACTGCTCAACAATGCGAGTGCGATGCTCGAGGTTGGCGACATTGAGAGTGCGGCAAAGACGGCAAAATCTGCCTACAAGGCAAttggagaagacggaaaACTCGCTGGCGCCGCTCTTTCCCTCTTGGGCCATATCTACGTCGAGCTGGGCGAGATCGAAGCCGCCCGCGAGTTCTTCTTTGCTGCAGTCAAAACAGATGAGGATGGCACACTCCCCGAGGATGTTGCTGGGGGTCCCGAAAAGTTTTTGTGGCTTGCGCAGCTCAGCGAAGAAGGTGGACAAGACAGCGTTTCCTGGTACGATCGCGGTGCCTCTGCTTTGCGCCTCCAGATCCAGACTCTGAGCGACGAGCTTGAGAAGAGGCCCCACGGGAAGGAACAGCAAGAGGCTCTCATTACCGAAAAGAAGAGACGACTTGCGGCAATTCTCTGCGCCGTGGCAGAGGTTTACATGACCGATCTGAGCTGGGAAGAGGACGCCGAGCAGCGATGCGAAGCTCTCATCACCGAGGCCATAATGCTAGCACCCGAGCTGGCCGACACCTGGCAAACCGTTGCCAATGTTCGCATTTCCCAAACAAGGGTggacgaggccaaggaggcttTGAGGCGGAGCATGGCACTGTGGGAACTCCTTGAGCCCGAGGATCCCAGCGTGCCACAGTTTCCTACTCGGGTGAGCTTGGTCCGACTGCTGATTGAGGTTGGaatggaggagaaggcgatAGACGTCGCAGAGCGCTTGATCATTGAAGATGACCAAGCTGTGGAGGTCTGGTATCTAAGTGGCTATGGCAGGTATCTTCTGGGCGAGAAAATCAAGAGCGGAGAACTGCAAGCTCCCGAAGGTGAGACATGGCAAGATATCTGGCGCTTGTCGCGCAAGTACCTTGCACAATGCCTCCGGACATACGCGGCCATCGAGTACGAAGATGAAAGGCTTGGAGCACACGCACAAGAATTGCTGGACTCCATTAGGGGTGaacttggtgttgttggcgctgaggaagatgaggttTGGGAAGATACAGAcgttgaggaagatgaagatgaggagatgaGTTAA
- a CDS encoding RWD domain-containing protein — MGREEQIEEREVLDSIFPDEIQDISDTEYRITITLDIPDDDAEETPSMVLTVRYPEDYPDKPPFLELASAPNAPPHQYINIADDRFQLLEGIQETIEENLGMAMIFTVVSALKDAAEQLAVERRDAAIKAQEEAALAAEREENKKFQGTPVNRETFLKWRESFLQELEDQRIKEEEEKAAEMKKARIKEPVKLTGKQLWERGLAGKGDEDLEGDDDVPVEEVQKLTV, encoded by the exons ATGGGCCGCGAAGAACAAATTGAAGAGAGGGAAGTCCTCGACTCCATCTTCCCAGATGAGATCCAAG ATATCTCCGATACCGAATACCGGATTACTATCACGCTGGACATtcctgatgatgatgccgaaGAAACACCAAGCATGGTACTTACCGTACGGTACCCCGAAGACTATCCCGACAAGCCACCTTTCCTTGAGCTTGCGTCCGCCCCAAATGCGCCGCCCCATCAGTACATAAACATTGCCGACGATCGGTTCCAGCTGCTCGAAGGTATCCAAGAGACAATTGAAGAGAATTTGGGGATGGCCATGATCTTTACTGTTGTGTCGGCGTTGAAGGATGCTGCGGAGCAACTGGCAGTAGAGCGGAGGGACGCTGCCATCAAGGCGCAAGAGGAGGCCGCCCTTGCCGCGGAGCGCGAAGAGAACAAGAAGTTCCAGGGCACTCCCGTCAATCGCGAAACCTTTTTGAAGTGGAGGGAGAGTTTCTTGCAGGAACTGGAAGATCAGAGAatcaaggaggaagaggaaaaggcggccgagatgaagaaggcaaGGATAAAGGAGCCTGTCAAGCTCACGGGCAAACAACTCTGGGAGAGGGGCTTGGCTGGGAAGGGTGATGAGGACCTGGAAGGCGATGATGACGTCCCCGTGGAAGAGGTCCAGAAACTCACGGTTTAG
- a CDS encoding pumilio domain-containing protein — MATKSSSAAAAGGKRKAFGKHNEDGRTKAVKTTSGKKHIKAEAEDNESSDESSDAEFHTGETTTSTPNESGNGSNETKSGTSSREAHAKQKQLAQERKNAKPLADEVHRTKKLWEKLRRKSHVPKEERQQLVEELFTIITGRIKDFVLKHDAVRAVQTAVKYATPVQRRQIAKELQGTYAQLAESRYAKFLIGKLLVQNDKEIRDIIVPEFYGKVRKLINHAEGSWILDDVYRGVATKEQKANLLREWYGPEFALFRQPKGTEVTGDLSKILADEPSKRTTAMKYLFDMANGLIQKKMTGFTMLHDALLQYFLNLNPESEEFKEFFETIKEDETGDLLKNMAFTKSGARLVCLLLAHGTAKDRKQLLKAYKDTYQLMSGDNHAHAIILAAYDLLDDTVLTSKTIFSEILGKNEEKDAEHVIFLANDLNARTTVLYLFEGMSKALFPASHATDLEILKEIHEIRTKTSKKDAEVRRKELVTAMSPQLLAAIASSPADLVATSFGCQFVTDVLLSATGDKKAALEAIASTAGGDPNAEAPKDAYQALPPHISTTIHGGRMFKTLIAGGRFDKATGSIQKVDPPLNFADLLYPVIKDHIVQWATGPSSWTVLAMLEASDFSSKKELLKTLKSNKKALIKAATEAPASKKEEMEEKPKAKKGKNASAPKGNQGSKLLLEKLDA, encoded by the exons ATGGCGACCAAGTCGTCTTCAGCAGCCGCTGCCGGCGGAAAGAGAAAGGCGTTCGGCAAGCATAACGAGGATGGCCGTACAAAAGCAGTAAAGACCACTTCTGGCAAGAAACACATCaaggccgaagccgaagacAATGAATCCTCCGATGAAAGCTCAGACGCCGAGTTCCACACAGGAGAGACCACAACATCCACGCCCAATGAGTCCGGCAATGGCTCCAACGAGACCAAGTCTG GCACAAGCTCCAGGGAGGCGCACGCCAAGCAAAAACAACTCGCCCAAGAACGCAAGAACGCGAAGCCACTGGCCGATGAGGTGCACCGTACCAAGAAGCTGTGGGAGAAGCTCCGTCGCAAGTCGCATGTGCCTAAGGAGGAGCGCCAACAGCTCGTTGAGGAGTTGTTCACCATCATAACTGGCCGCATCAAGGACTTTGTCCTAAAGCACGATGCTGTCCGTGCCGTCCAGACCGCCGTCAAGTACGCCACCCCGGTTCAGCGTAGGCAGATTGCGAAGGAACTTCAAGGAACCTATGCGCAGCTCGCCGAGAGCAGGTATGCCAAGTTCCTGATCGGCAAGCTTCTGGTGCAGAACGACAAGGAGATCCGCGACATCATCGTCCCCGAGTTTTACGGCAAAGTTCGCAAGCTCATCAACCATGCTGAGGGTTCCTGGATTCTGGACGATGTCTACCGCGGTGTTGCGACCAAGGAGCAAAAGGCCAACCTCCTTCGCGAGTGGTACGGTCCCGAGTTTGCTCTGTTTAGGCAACCCAAGGGTACCGAGGTCACTGGCGATCTCTCCAAGATTTTGGCTGACGAGCCCAGCAAGAGGACAACGGCGATGAAGTACCTTTTTGACATGGCCAATGGCCTCATTCAAAAGAAAATGACTGGTTTCACCATGCTCCACGACGCTCTGTTGCAGTACTTCCTCAACCTTAACCCCGAAAGCGAAGAGTTCAAGGAGTTCTTTGAGACTATTAAGGAGGATGAGACCGGCGACTTGCTCAAAAACATGGCATTCACCAAGTCTGGCGCCCGCCTCGTGTGCTTGCTCCTTGCGCACGGAACCGCCAAGGACCGCAAGCAGCTGCTCAAGGCCTACAAGGACACCTACCAGCTCATGAGTGGTGACAATCACGCGCACGCGATCATCCTCGCCGCCTACGATCTCCTTGATGACACTGTCCTCACGTCCAAGACGATCTTCTCCGAGATTCTTGGCAAGAATGAAGAGAAGGATGCCGAGCACGTCATCTTTCTCGCTAACGACCTCAACGCGCGCACGACGGTATTATATCTCTTTGAGGGAATGTCCAAAGCGTTGTTCCCTGCCAGCCACGCCACCGACCTGGAGATTCTGAAGGAGATTCACGAGATCCGCACCAAGACCAGCAAGAAGGACGCCGAGGTTAGGCGTAAGGAGTTGGTGACGGCCATGTCGCCTCAGCTCCTTGCGGCCATCGCAAGCTCACCCGCCGACCTGGTGGCCACCTCTTTCGGTTGCCAGTTTGTTACTGATGTTTTGCTTTCGGCGACTGGAGATAAGAAGGCCGCGTTGGAGGCTATTGCCTCTACTGCCGGTGGCGATCCCAACGCTGAGGCGCCCAAGGATGCCTACCAAGCTCTTCCCCCTCACATCTCGACAACCATTCACGGTGGCCGCATGTTCAAGACACTGATTGCTGGCGGCCGGTTTGACAAGGCCACAGGCAGCATCCAGAAGGTCGACCCCCCGCTCAACTTCGCCGACCTTCTCTATCCCGTCATCAAGGACCACATTGTACAATGGGCCACCGGCCCTAGCTCTTGGACGGTGCTAGCTATGCTCGAGGCTTCCGACTTCTCATCGAAGAAGGAGCTCCTCAAGACCCTCAAGTCCAACAAGAAGGCCCTTATCAAGGCCGCAACTGAAGCACCGGcgtcgaagaaggaagagatggaggagaagccAAAGGctaagaagggcaagaatgCTTCTGCCCCCAAGGGCAACCAGGGCTCGAAGCTCCTTTTAGAGAAGCTCGATGCCTAG
- a CDS encoding DNA-directed RNA polymerase II polypeptide encodes MSDQHHAPTSRSKPPPPGEEEASAVLKLGEFQDVDTLTLSEASLVINALMTKRRKDRKDRNETDVLNKTLDYLDAFARFKQKENVEAVERLLSARKELTKFERAQIGSLCCDSADECKTLIPSLADKITDDELQELLDEMAKLMST; translated from the exons ATGTCGGACCAACACCACGCCCCTACCTCGCGCTCCAAGCCGCCCCCTcccggcgaggaggaagcttcGGCGGTGTTGAAGCTGGGCGAGTTTCAGGACGTGGACACGCTCACCCTCTCAGAGGCTTCCCTCGTCATCAACGCGCTCATGACCAAGCGCCGCAAGGACCGCAAGGACCGCAACGAGACGGACGTGCTGAACAAGACGCTCGACTACCTGGACGCGTTCGCGCGGTTTAAGCAGAAGGAGAACGTCGAGGCCGTGGAGAGATTGTTGAGCGCGCGTAAGGAGCTGACCAAGTTCGAGAGGGCGCAGATTG GATCACTCTGTTGCGATAGTGCCGACGAGTGCAAGACGCTGATCCCCTCCCTGGCGGACAAGATCACCGATGATGAGCTACAAGAATTGCTGGACGAGATGGCCAAGCTCATGAGCACCTAG
- the rgb-1 gene encoding protein phosphatase PP2A regulatory subunit B, with amino-acid sequence MVETDTNSPTWKFTQCFGDKGDVEDITEADIISTVEFDHTGNYLATGDKGGRVVLFERNETKKTCEYKFHTEFQSHEPEFDYLKSLEIEEKINKIKWCRRQNASHYLLSTNDKTIKLWKVFEKSLKVVAENNLSHDLTPASVAGGGGAPRALPHTQFRSPADLKLPRLTHHDTVVAAVPRRTYANAHAYHINSISVNSDGETFISSDDLRINLWNLNIQDQSFNIVDIKPANMEELTEVITAAEFHPLSCNWFMYASSKGTIKLADMRERALCDQHAKMFEQEEDPSSRSFFSEIISSISDVRFSHDGRYILSRDYLTVKIWDVNMERQPVKTIPIHEHLRPRLCDTYENDSIFDKFEVVFSGDAKNVMTGSYNNNFMIYPSDPDKEVEVVLQADKSAFKAKKVGVPTPINSSTSPTANGGKKGNSRAGSPAAAGQGQRMRKETDADQIDFNKKILHMSWHPFEDSIAIAATNNLFVFSAL; translated from the exons ATGGTGGAAACAGATACCAACTCTCCGACATGGAAGTTTACCCA ATGCTTCGGCGACAAGGGAGATGTTGAGGACATCACCGAAG CCGATATCATCTCCACGGTAGAATTTGACCACACCGGAAACTACTTGGCGACTGGTGATAAGGGTGGACGAGTCGTGCTATTTGAACGGAACGAGACG AAAAAAACCTGCGAATACAAGTTTCATACCGAATTTCAGTCCCACGAGCCCGAGTTCGACTACCTCAAGTCCCTTGAAATTGAGGAAAAGATCAATAAAATCAAGTGGTGCAGGAGACAAAATGCCTCCCACTACCTCCTCTCGACAAACGATAAGACGATCAAGCTATGGAAAGTGTTCGAGAAGTCGCTTAAGGTTGTCGCCGAGAACAACCTATCCCATGATTTGACGCCTGCAAGCGTAGCCGGCGGTGGAGGCGCACCTCGTGCCTTACCTCATACTCAGTTTCGCAGTCCCGCCGATCTCAAGCTACCCAGGCTTACCCATCACGACACAGTCGTTGCCGCCGTGCCTCGGAGAACATATGCCAATGCTCATGCGTACCACATCAACAGCATTTCCGTCAACAGCGATGGCGAGACCTTCATCAGCAGTGATGATTTGCGGATCAACCTATGGAATCTGAATATCCAAGACCAGAGCTTCAACATTGTGGACATCAAGCCGGCGAACATGGAGGAATTGACAGAGGTCATTACAGCCGCAGAGTTCCACCCTCTGAGCTGCAACTGGTTCATGTATGCCAGTTCTAAGGGCACAATCAAGCTGGCAGATATGCGCGAAAGGGCGTTGTGCGACCAGCACGCAAAGA TGTtcgaacaagaagaagacccaTCGTCCCGATCTTTCTTCTCTGAAATCATATCTTCCATCTCCGACGTTCGATTCTCCCATGACGGCCGGTATATCCTTTCTCGCGACTACTTGACGGTCAAGATTTGGGATGTCAACATGGAGCGGCAGCCAGTCAAGACGATTCCAATTCATGAACACCTCAGGCCGAGACTCTGCGACACATACGAAAATGACAGCATTTTTGACAAATTCGAGGTTGTATTCTCTGGAGACGCCAAGAACGTAATGACAGGAagctacaacaacaacttcaTGATCTACCCATCGGATCCCGacaaggaggtggaggtcgTCCTGCAAGCGGATAAGTCGGCGTTCAAGGCCAAGAAAGTTGGGGTGCCGACACCCATTAATTCGTCGACAAGTCCCACAGCTAACGGTGGTAAGAAGGGAAATTCACGGGCAGGAAGCCCGGCAGCGGCAGGCCAGGGCCAAAGGATGCGTAAAGAGACAGACGCCGATCAAATCGACTTCAACAAGAAGATTCTCCATATGAGCTGGCATCCGTTCGAGGACAGCATCGCCATCGCAGCAACCAACAAC CTATTTGTCTTTTCCGCGTTGTAG
- the rgb-1 gene encoding protein phosphatase PP2A regulatory subunit B, variant: protein MVETDTNSPTWKFTQCFGDKGDVEDITEADIISTVEFDHTGNYLATGDKGGRVVLFERNETKKTCEYKFHTEFQSHEPEFDYLKSLEIEEKINKIKWCRRQNASHYLLSTNDKTIKLWKVFEKSLKVVAENNLSHDLTPASVAGGGGAPRALPHTQFRSPADLKLPRLTHHDTVVAAVPRRTYANAHAYHINSISVNSDGETFISSDDLRINLWNLNIQDQSFNIVDIKPANMEELTEVITAAEFHPLSCNWFMYASSKGTIKLADMRERALCDQHAKMFEQEEDPSSRSFFSEIISSISDVRFSHDGRYILSRDYLTVKIWDVNMERQPVKTIPIHEHLRPRLCDTYENDSIFDKFEVVFSGDAKNVMTGSYNNNFMIYPSDPDKEVEVVLQADKSAFKAKKVGGNSRAGSPAAAGQGQRMRKETDADQIDFNKKILHMSWHPFEDSIAIAATNNLFVFSAL from the exons ATGGTGGAAACAGATACCAACTCTCCGACATGGAAGTTTACCCA ATGCTTCGGCGACAAGGGAGATGTTGAGGACATCACCGAAG CCGATATCATCTCCACGGTAGAATTTGACCACACCGGAAACTACTTGGCGACTGGTGATAAGGGTGGACGAGTCGTGCTATTTGAACGGAACGAGACG AAAAAAACCTGCGAATACAAGTTTCATACCGAATTTCAGTCCCACGAGCCCGAGTTCGACTACCTCAAGTCCCTTGAAATTGAGGAAAAGATCAATAAAATCAAGTGGTGCAGGAGACAAAATGCCTCCCACTACCTCCTCTCGACAAACGATAAGACGATCAAGCTATGGAAAGTGTTCGAGAAGTCGCTTAAGGTTGTCGCCGAGAACAACCTATCCCATGATTTGACGCCTGCAAGCGTAGCCGGCGGTGGAGGCGCACCTCGTGCCTTACCTCATACTCAGTTTCGCAGTCCCGCCGATCTCAAGCTACCCAGGCTTACCCATCACGACACAGTCGTTGCCGCCGTGCCTCGGAGAACATATGCCAATGCTCATGCGTACCACATCAACAGCATTTCCGTCAACAGCGATGGCGAGACCTTCATCAGCAGTGATGATTTGCGGATCAACCTATGGAATCTGAATATCCAAGACCAGAGCTTCAACATTGTGGACATCAAGCCGGCGAACATGGAGGAATTGACAGAGGTCATTACAGCCGCAGAGTTCCACCCTCTGAGCTGCAACTGGTTCATGTATGCCAGTTCTAAGGGCACAATCAAGCTGGCAGATATGCGCGAAAGGGCGTTGTGCGACCAGCACGCAAAGA TGTtcgaacaagaagaagacccaTCGTCCCGATCTTTCTTCTCTGAAATCATATCTTCCATCTCCGACGTTCGATTCTCCCATGACGGCCGGTATATCCTTTCTCGCGACTACTTGACGGTCAAGATTTGGGATGTCAACATGGAGCGGCAGCCAGTCAAGACGATTCCAATTCATGAACACCTCAGGCCGAGACTCTGCGACACATACGAAAATGACAGCATTTTTGACAAATTCGAGGTTGTATTCTCTGGAGACGCCAAGAACGTAATGACAGGAagctacaacaacaacttcaTGATCTACCCATCGGATCCCGacaaggaggtggaggtcgTCCTGCAAGCGGATAAGTCGGCGTTCAAGGCCAAGAAAGTTGGG GGAAATTCACGGGCAGGAAGCCCGGCAGCGGCAGGCCAGGGCCAAAGGATGCGTAAAGAGACAGACGCCGATCAAATCGACTTCAACAAGAAGATTCTCCATATGAGCTGGCATCCGTTCGAGGACAGCATCGCCATCGCAGCAACCAACAAC CTATTTGTCTTTTCCGCGTTGTAG